A stretch of DNA from Phycisphaerales bacterium:
GATGATTGCGGAGTTATCTCGGCTGACGAGGTATGAGAACGTCAATGTTGAAGCAATTGCCAAGCTCATAATGACGAGCAGCATCGCAACACCGCGTCGTGTTGTGTCACATCTATCTAATGTCAGTGCATAAGAAGAATTCGAAGTCATGGCAATGCCTCCGGTGGTGAATGGAGGCGAATAGCAGCAGACGTGGCCACTTCGTAGGGGATGTCATTGGTCTGGAATGCCAAACGTACGAGTAACTGTCGAGCTTCGTGTGGCAGGTTGCTACTGATATAAATGTTTAGATTATTGATTGCATCAGAAAGTAGACGCGTATGAACTAGATCCTGTTGACGGTAGTGAGAGAGAACAGTGTCCCAGGATTGGTTAGGGGCGTACTCTTGATCAGCTAAGAACTGGGCGCCTTCGCTCCAATCATCTGGAAGCTGTATAAACTCTACGATGAGAGAATGAGAGCTTTGGTCAAAAGTGATCCAACGAATTTCACTTGCATGAACAGTGTTGCTTTCGCGATCGTCATGGAACCAGATGACAGCAGTCGTATCAGTCACGTCAAGAATGCTTCGCGCTGGTGCAATATATGCAGCTAATCGTGTTTGTACGGCATTGGCTCTTAGCATGACCGATCGCGCATCGTGACGAGTCGTGATTCCTGTGGCAACAGAGCCACACATTGCTGCAATGGCAGCCGTAATAAGTGTTGTTATTGAGATCCCGAGAATGAGCTCAAGTAAAGTGAGGCCTCGGCGAGCAGAATGAGAAAAAGAGGTCGATATCATCATGCTTGCGGCTCCGGAACGAAGCGCGTTAGCTCAATGAGTGATCTTTGCTTCTGGTCTTCAATCCAGACGGTCAACATTTTTCCCTGAATCACTACGCTCAGATCATCGACTGCTAATGACATTGCAGAGACTGTGGCATACCGAGCAAGACCATCAAAGCTAGCGGGCAGCACATTGCCATCGATAGCGATTAGGTTTCCATCTTCTTCGGACAAGCCATTGAATTGATTGAGTTCGTTGTAAGGTGTTGCGACCATTCTGCCCAAGAGCGCTTCAGCAGCCAGTGCTGCAGCAATATTTTTCCGAGCCTCGATGGAGTGTTGTTGTCCAGCTGTGATCGCAGTGGTGACTGCGAAGACAGCGCCCACCAAGATACTGGTGGCCATCAAAGCCTCAATGAGCGTGAAGCCACGATGGCGAGACCTTGGGGTAATTTTTGTGTGAGATTCCACGATACAATCTTCCTACGACTTTTTGCATCCGTTGAGACGCATCCACCTTGATCATCGAATTGACTGGTGCCCGGCCATAGGATGTCTTGAAATGTCTCAACGAGAGTGTGGCCAGAGGCCCCACCAGCCCTCATAACCGGCATAAACCACCATAGATTGGGTGTCCGATAGCAAGTAGGGATGTTGCTTGCGGCGCGGAAAATGGGCTCTCCTTAATGAGCCGGATGTGGCTTCGCTGGTACGAATGGTGGGAAGTGGCCATAATGTGCCCAATGCTTGGCATTTTGAATCGCTACCTGGTCTTTGATCTGGCCAGGCTCACCATCCTTACCACAGCTATCCTTGTGACCGTCATCGCGTTCGGCGCGGCTATTAAGCCACTCTCGCTAGAAGAACTTTTGACGCCCATGCAGACGCTGAAATATATCGCCGTCGCAACGGTGCCGATGATGCAGTTTGCGCTGCCATTTGCTGCAGGGTTTGCGGCAACCGTCACATTTCATCGAATGGCATCCGAAAATGAAATTTTAGCGATGAGCGCTGCTGGCCTGAGTTATATCCGATTGTTCACGCCAGTGTTCAGTATGGGAATTGTACTTGCCATCATCATGGTGATTTTAACGCAGTGGGTTATTCCTCGCTTCTATGGCTACATGGGTAAATTACTTGCAACAGATGTGGCACTCTTGTTGGAGCACTCCATTCGGCAGGGCGTTCCCTTCACAATCAATGATCTCCAAATCTATGCGGATGATATGGAGGTCATTGAAGATCCAGCTGATACTGAAGCAGATACAAGGCTCATACTGAATCGGGTTGCTGCTGCTCGAACAGGTTCTGATAAGCGACCTGAGACAGATGTTACTGCAGCGCAGGCTGTTATTGACATCTACTATCGAAATGGCCGAACCTACATGAAGATGTTGATGACTGATGCCGTTTCTTATTCTGATGTATCTGGCGAACTAAGAGGTGCTCGTGAGATTGAACCAACGCGAGCGATTATTTTGCCGTCATTTCTCGATGATAATCCTCGCACAATGACGCGTGGACAGCTTCTGGTTCTCCGTGAAAACCCCGATGACTTTGATCATGTTGCCGTTGCACGACTCCGTCTTATGGACTCGATCGAGGAAGCGATGGCCTGGAAAGAAATCAACCAGCATCTGTCTATAGATCATTCGCAGCGGCTCATTGGACGAGGCCAAAATCGATATTCCTATGAGGTGGAGGCAGACTCTCTGGTCAATGGTGTTTTGAAAGCGAAAGGTCAGACTGTCAAGGTGACTCAATACGACCAAGGTGAGCCTGTCCGGCGATTTGAGTCTTCAAATGCAAGGCTCAACCGAGATCCAGGAAGCCCGGTAGATTCACTTAGTTTCAACTTGATCATGCGTGACGCGACCGTACACCAGATTCCTAGCGGTGGGGTCATCAATGAGCGCCGTGAGCAAATATTTGGCCCACTTGAGGTGGCAGGTATACAAGAACAAAGAATGATAGATTTTAGTTCTGCAGAGCTTGAAGAGATTGTTCAGAAGATCGATGCTCCATCAGAAAAATTAACCCTGGCTGCAAAGCGCCTGCGATACCGAATTGCCGAACTACAAAATGAGATTGAGAGTCGCTTGCAGACGCGATATGCAATTTCTGTGACGGCACTGTTACTGGTGATGCTGGGTATGGTTCTAGCGATTTATCTAAGAAACAGTTTGCCGCTATTTATTTACTTGTGGGCGTTCCTTCCAGCATTAGTGGATTTGCTAGTCATCTCTAGTGGAGCCCAGTTGATGCGAGATGGGCAGGTCATTTTTGGTAGTTTCCTAATGTGGATAGGAAATGTAGTGTTGTTTGTCGCTATATGTATTATCACATGGATCATAAATAGGCACTAGCGAGCTAAGAGATATACGGAACACAATTGATTTATGCTTATTCTTGATCGTTATATTGCTACTCGC
This window harbors:
- a CDS encoding LptF/LptG family permease — its product is MSRMWLRWYEWWEVAIMCPMLGILNRYLVFDLARLTILTTAILVTVIAFGAAIKPLSLEELLTPMQTLKYIAVATVPMMQFALPFAAGFAATVTFHRMASENEILAMSAAGLSYIRLFTPVFSMGIVLAIIMVILTQWVIPRFYGYMGKLLATDVALLLEHSIRQGVPFTINDLQIYADDMEVIEDPADTEADTRLILNRVAAARTGSDKRPETDVTAAQAVIDIYYRNGRTYMKMLMTDAVSYSDVSGELRGAREIEPTRAIILPSFLDDNPRTMTRGQLLVLRENPDDFDHVAVARLRLMDSIEEAMAWKEINQHLSIDHSQRLIGRGQNRYSYEVEADSLVNGVLKAKGQTVKVTQYDQGEPVRRFESSNARLNRDPGSPVDSLSFNLIMRDATVHQIPSGGVINERREQIFGPLEVAGIQEQRMIDFSSAELEEIVQKIDAPSEKLTLAAKRLRYRIAELQNEIESRLQTRYAISVTALLLVMLGMVLAIYLRNSLPLFIYLWAFLPALVDLLVISSGAQLMRDGQVIFGSFLMWIGNVVLFVAICIITWIINRH